In a single window of the Paenibacillus sp. MMS20-IR301 genome:
- the nth gene encoding endonuclease III gives MKAAEVRHILDTIGDMFPDAHCELNHSNAFELTIAVLLSAQCTDATVNKVTGDLFQKYKAPADYIAVPLEELEQDIRRIGLFRNKAKHIQNLCSILIEQYGGEIPEAHDLLVTLPGVGRKTANVVVSNAFGVPAIAVDTHVERVAKRLALAGWKDSVLEVEKKLMKAVPREEWTLTHHRLIFFGRYHCKAQNPGCQVCPLLDVCREGKKRMKTAVIRKDKVHTKPSKEVEMKKRMG, from the coding sequence ATGAAAGCTGCAGAGGTCCGCCACATTCTGGATACCATCGGAGATATGTTTCCTGATGCGCATTGTGAGCTGAACCACAGCAACGCTTTTGAATTAACCATTGCAGTGCTGCTCTCGGCCCAATGTACGGACGCAACAGTGAACAAGGTAACCGGGGACCTGTTTCAAAAGTACAAGGCACCGGCCGATTACATCGCAGTGCCGCTCGAAGAGCTGGAGCAGGATATCCGGCGGATCGGGTTATTCCGCAACAAGGCCAAGCATATTCAGAACCTCTGCTCCATTCTCATTGAGCAATATGGCGGAGAGATTCCGGAGGCCCATGATTTGCTGGTAACCTTGCCGGGTGTCGGGCGTAAGACCGCAAATGTGGTTGTGTCCAATGCTTTTGGCGTTCCGGCTATTGCCGTAGACACGCATGTCGAACGGGTAGCCAAACGGCTCGCGTTAGCAGGCTGGAAAGATTCCGTGCTGGAAGTGGAGAAAAAGCTGATGAAGGCGGTGCCGCGTGAGGAATGGACGCTGACGCATCACCGGCTGATTTTCTTCGGAAGATATCACTGTAAAGCACAGAATCCTGGATGCCAGGTCTGCCCGCTGCTGGATGTATGCCGGGAAGGCAAGAAACGTATGAAAACAGCGGTAATCAGGAAAGATAAGGTTCATACGAAACCGAGCAAAGAAGTAGAGATGAAGAAGAGGATGGGATAG
- a CDS encoding DUF2812 domain-containing protein: MKNTKQTRYILSNGLAFAEQREMDKLSRLSEKGWHLERFSRFGFGFIVRKGAAHKQIYCLDIQQVSQEEENEYRELFAAGGWDLVCSAGEMHIFAAEPGTRPIHSDRTTLFEKYRKITRSSKIFTLVVMLLTLLTITLMYLSGQVWDHSLLYNISRVSMIVCAMFFLPSLMVYAAFSLRLRALSS, from the coding sequence ATGAAGAACACTAAGCAGACAAGGTATATCCTGTCTAACGGTCTTGCTTTTGCCGAGCAGAGGGAAATGGATAAGCTGAGCAGGTTATCGGAAAAGGGCTGGCATCTGGAGCGCTTCTCGAGGTTCGGGTTTGGGTTCATTGTCCGTAAAGGTGCAGCACATAAGCAGATTTACTGCCTGGATATCCAGCAGGTATCACAAGAGGAGGAGAATGAGTACCGTGAGCTGTTCGCGGCCGGCGGCTGGGATCTGGTTTGCTCTGCAGGGGAAATGCATATTTTTGCGGCAGAACCGGGAACAAGGCCCATCCACTCTGACCGCACTACATTATTTGAGAAATACCGGAAAATCACACGCAGCAGCAAAATTTTCACGCTCGTGGTCATGCTGCTGACTCTCCTCACCATAACTCTGATGTACCTGTCGGGCCAGGTCTGGGATCACTCGCTGCTGTACAACATTAGCCGTGTCTCCATGATAGTCTGTGCGATGTTCTTCCTTCCGTCTCTTATGGTGTACGCTGCTTTTTCTCTAAGACTGCGGGCTTTATCATCGTGA
- a CDS encoding PadR family transcriptional regulator produces the protein MAFNQSLQMEQLSDSAYYILLALLTPKHGYAIMKYIEELTEGEVKMGPATLYTLIKKLQKAGSILLNEDEDDRRKTYQITASGTALVEAEIERRLRMSKHGSIAQMKAREEN, from the coding sequence ATGGCCTTTAATCAATCCCTCCAGATGGAGCAGCTCTCCGACTCAGCCTATTATATTCTGCTGGCATTGCTGACCCCGAAGCACGGTTATGCCATTATGAAGTACATTGAAGAGCTGACCGAAGGCGAGGTCAAGATGGGTCCGGCAACCCTTTACACCCTCATTAAGAAGCTGCAGAAAGCAGGCAGCATCCTTTTGAATGAGGATGAAGATGACCGCCGTAAGACCTATCAGATCACGGCAAGCGGTACAGCTCTGGTCGAGGCGGAGATCGAGCGGCGGTTAAGGATGTCGAAGCATGGCAGCATCGCACAAATGAAAGCCAGGGAGGAGAATTAA
- a CDS encoding dynamin family protein — translation MGAGQGRLERSAESSGASGLTGLMQVMEGWGEHEHARIIADLMDKEAAGELTLAFCGHFSAGKSSMINQLCGKVILPSGPVPTSANIVSIRSGAPRVLLHPQPDAPGAIQSVIETTPELLQEYCRLGTDYSAIEVWEAVPLLGESGVLMDTPGVDSTDEGHQAATHSALHLADVVFYVMDYNHVQSENNLAFAKSLSDWGKPLYLIINQIDKHREQEIPLKEYRQQVESAFREWGIHSAGLLFTSLKVKEHPLNQWNELLRLLAALLEQRRELLSYSLSRSLHHTADAVLAGYLAEQQEERSQLLEAAGGAGAAEIAAELAQCRQEGEQLLNLPEQSRQDLRSGLDALLGNSNLMPADVRDAAGAYIESLSPGFRRGLLFTAAKREREQAARLAHLHGLLGRETTAQLERHLTSLVRGWAEGLGVWQEGAEQLLQDSFPAVGRQWLADQVKPGTGSSGEALLNFCRSLAAELKAQFRRAAVACGEQLLAALPPRLDERRAQLMRREAALQRQAAAAAALAALDRAAAARAEELAALLPPRVTLTPASCRR, via the coding sequence GTGGGAGCGGGACAGGGCAGGCTTGAGCGGTCAGCAGAGTCATCCGGAGCATCGGGACTTACCGGGCTGATGCAGGTAATGGAGGGATGGGGAGAACATGAGCATGCCCGGATTATTGCTGATCTTATGGATAAGGAAGCGGCGGGAGAGCTGACTTTGGCCTTCTGCGGGCATTTCTCTGCCGGGAAATCAAGTATGATTAATCAATTATGCGGCAAGGTTATTCTGCCTTCGGGACCGGTTCCGACCAGTGCCAACATCGTCTCGATCCGCAGCGGAGCGCCAAGAGTGCTTCTGCATCCGCAGCCGGATGCTCCCGGAGCCATTCAGTCAGTCATTGAAACTACCCCTGAGTTATTGCAGGAGTATTGCCGGCTTGGCACAGACTATTCAGCAATTGAGGTCTGGGAGGCTGTGCCGCTGCTTGGCGAATCCGGTGTGCTGATGGATACACCAGGCGTGGATTCTACCGACGAGGGACACCAGGCGGCGACTCATTCGGCGCTGCATCTGGCGGATGTCGTGTTCTATGTAATGGATTACAATCATGTGCAATCCGAGAATAATCTGGCGTTTGCCAAGAGCCTCAGTGACTGGGGGAAACCGCTGTATCTGATTATCAATCAAATTGACAAGCACCGGGAACAGGAGATTCCGCTGAAGGAATATCGGCAGCAAGTAGAAAGCGCTTTCCGCGAATGGGGGATCCATTCCGCCGGCCTGTTGTTCACTTCGCTTAAGGTTAAGGAGCATCCGCTTAATCAATGGAACGAGCTGCTACGGCTGCTGGCAGCGCTGCTTGAGCAGCGGAGAGAGCTGCTCTCCTACAGCTTGTCCCGTTCGCTGCATCATACAGCGGATGCCGTGCTTGCCGGCTACCTGGCGGAGCAGCAGGAGGAACGCTCGCAGCTGCTGGAAGCGGCCGGTGGCGCCGGGGCAGCGGAGATTGCGGCTGAGCTGGCGCAGTGCCGGCAGGAAGGGGAGCAGCTGCTGAACCTGCCGGAGCAGTCGCGCCAGGATCTGCGCAGCGGGCTGGATGCCCTGCTGGGCAACAGCAATCTTATGCCTGCTGATGTGCGGGACGCAGCAGGCGCTTATATAGAGAGCCTAAGCCCGGGGTTCCGGCGAGGCTTGCTGTTCACCGCTGCGAAGCGGGAGCGGGAGCAGGCGGCCCGGCTGGCTCACCTGCACGGGCTGCTGGGCAGGGAGACCACCGCACAGCTGGAGCGGCATCTGACTTCTCTGGTACGCGGCTGGGCAGAAGGCCTTGGCGTGTGGCAGGAAGGAGCGGAACAGCTGCTGCAGGACAGCTTCCCGGCGGTGGGCCGCCAGTGGCTGGCGGATCAGGTGAAGCCGGGGACCGGCTCCTCCGGCGAGGCGCTGCTCAATTTCTGCCGCTCGCTTGCGGCAGAGCTTAAAGCGCAGTTCCGCCGGGCGGCGGTTGCCTGCGGCGAGCAGCTGCTGGCTGCGCTGCCGCCGCGCTTAGACGAGCGGCGCGCGCAGCTTATGCGCCGCGAGGCCGCCCTCCAGCGGCAGGCTGCCGCCGCCGCTGCGCTGGCCGCCCTGGACCGCGCGGCAGCTGCCCGCGCGGAAGAGCTCGCGGCGCTGCTGCCGCCGCGCGTTACCCTCACCCCGGCGTCCTGCCGGAGGTGA
- a CDS encoding dynamin family protein, which produces MTAGAPCAASPGQPPRSAAAASPAARPWAAEAAQPAGGRRRLGQAAAALDAAAGLLRGEPAMASAARSLAARAADLAGGRFTLALFGAFSAGKSSFANALLGEEVLPVSPHPATAAVGRILAPEGGFAHRTAAVTMKQEENFWEDILHSFSVLQLAAPQRSNWISAVARLQTGGLHPSSLPHAGFLRAAAAGWDSCGPLLGTERTVSLEEYRSLVADETKACFVQSTDLYYDCPLTRSGIVLVDTPGADSLHARHTGVTFGYMKDADAICFVTYYNHAFSKADRSLLAQLGRIKDSFALDKMFFIINASDLAADEEELAEVKQHVAQNLRAGGLNAPRIYALSSLLALEGKTGSGLETYEASGFSVFEEVLSQFAGEELPRLSLAAARDSLRTVRRRAEEWQQLSLMEAGQREAGMARLRQQREAAEIRLSRLVAEERPLRDLRREGGELLYHVRQRLAFAFGRFYQESFHPSILREDSGNLKQIFVACGRELERSILRELEQELWATTLRLEAAGRRFVGITAAAAAADLSAEGHEPLLRENAGQHWPSPEKLDCGLAPLDWAELWGQFKSPRHFFEGPGRAGIRAAAEPRFKEAVAAAVALQEELLLNYYCEAAAEALVLAGDELREQLAEREAAMTELLKGGDSAQHWGRTAGELSLLEQAFDDMVDGQL; this is translated from the coding sequence GTGACGGCTGGCGCGCCCTGCGCCGCCAGCCCGGGGCAGCCGCCGCGCAGCGCAGCGGCGGCAAGCCCCGCCGCCCGGCCGTGGGCGGCGGAAGCGGCACAGCCGGCGGGCGGACGCCGCCGGCTGGGGCAGGCCGCAGCGGCGCTGGACGCTGCGGCGGGGCTGCTGCGGGGCGAGCCGGCCATGGCCTCGGCCGCGCGCAGCCTGGCGGCGCGGGCGGCGGACCTCGCCGGTGGCCGCTTCACCCTGGCGCTGTTCGGAGCGTTCAGCGCCGGCAAGTCCTCCTTCGCCAATGCCCTGCTTGGCGAAGAGGTGCTGCCTGTGTCGCCGCATCCCGCCACAGCCGCGGTCGGCCGCATTCTGGCCCCGGAGGGCGGATTCGCCCACAGGACTGCGGCAGTGACCATGAAGCAGGAGGAGAATTTCTGGGAGGATATCCTCCATTCCTTCAGCGTGCTGCAGCTGGCTGCCCCGCAGCGCAGCAATTGGATATCCGCCGTAGCCCGCCTGCAGACCGGCGGACTGCATCCCTCCTCGCTGCCGCATGCCGGATTCCTGCGGGCGGCGGCAGCGGGCTGGGACAGCTGCGGTCCGCTGCTTGGAACGGAACGCACGGTCAGCCTGGAGGAATACCGCAGTCTGGTGGCGGATGAGACTAAGGCCTGCTTCGTGCAGAGCACCGACCTGTATTATGACTGTCCCTTGACACGCAGCGGGATTGTCCTGGTGGACACTCCGGGAGCAGATTCCTTACACGCGCGCCATACCGGGGTAACCTTCGGTTACATGAAGGATGCCGATGCCATCTGCTTCGTGACTTACTATAACCATGCCTTCTCCAAAGCCGACCGCAGCCTGCTGGCCCAGCTCGGCAGAATTAAAGACAGCTTCGCCCTGGATAAAATGTTCTTCATCATCAATGCCTCTGACCTGGCAGCAGATGAAGAGGAGCTGGCCGAGGTGAAGCAGCATGTGGCACAGAATCTGCGGGCCGGTGGTCTGAATGCGCCGCGGATCTATGCGTTATCCAGTCTTCTGGCTCTTGAAGGCAAGACGGGGAGCGGCTTAGAAACTTATGAGGCTTCCGGCTTCAGCGTCTTTGAAGAGGTATTGTCGCAGTTTGCCGGCGAAGAGCTGCCGCGGCTGTCCCTTGCCGCGGCCAGGGACAGTCTCCGTACAGTCCGCCGCCGGGCCGAGGAATGGCAGCAGCTGTCTCTGATGGAAGCAGGCCAGCGGGAAGCGGGTATGGCCCGGCTCCGGCAGCAGCGGGAGGCAGCGGAGATCCGGCTCTCCCGGCTTGTAGCCGAAGAGCGGCCGCTGCGTGATCTGCGCCGCGAGGGCGGAGAGCTGCTGTATCATGTGCGGCAGAGGCTGGCCTTCGCCTTCGGCCGTTTCTACCAGGAATCGTTCCATCCTTCGATTCTCCGGGAGGATAGCGGGAACTTGAAGCAGATTTTTGTTGCCTGCGGGCGGGAACTGGAACGCAGTATTCTGCGGGAGCTGGAGCAGGAGCTCTGGGCCACCACCCTGCGGCTGGAAGCAGCTGGACGCCGGTTTGTAGGTATCACCGCAGCAGCGGCAGCGGCTGACTTATCTGCAGAAGGGCATGAGCCTCTGCTCCGGGAGAATGCCGGGCAGCACTGGCCTTCTCCGGAGAAGCTGGACTGCGGGCTGGCCCCGCTGGATTGGGCGGAGCTGTGGGGACAGTTCAAGTCCCCCCGTCATTTCTTTGAAGGTCCGGGCCGGGCCGGGATCCGTGCGGCGGCTGAGCCCCGGTTCAAAGAAGCCGTTGCCGCAGCGGTTGCCTTGCAGGAGGAACTGCTGCTGAATTACTACTGTGAAGCGGCAGCTGAGGCATTGGTCCTTGCCGGGGATGAACTGCGGGAGCAGCTGGCAGAGCGGGAAGCCGCCATGACAGAGCTCCTGAAAGGGGGTGATTCAGCGCAGCACTGGGGCCGGACCGCCGGAGAATTATCACTTCTCGAGCAGGCTTTCGACGATATGGTGGACGGTCAACTGTGA